The following coding sequences lie in one Streptomyces xiamenensis genomic window:
- a CDS encoding dihydroxyacetone kinase family protein: MTRLFNDPAAFADEALAGFVAAHRRWVRPVTGGVVRAGGTPAGQVAVVIGGGSGHYPAFSGLVGAGLAHGAAVGNVFASPSAQQIRTVAKAADGGAGVLLMFGNYAGDVLHFGQAADRLTAEGVRAETFAVTDDISSAPAAEHTKRRGIAGDLPVFKAASAAAEAGLPLDEVIAVAAHANARTRSFGIAFSGCTLPGAGQPLFTVPEGRMAVGLGIHGEPGIGEEALPSADRAAELLVASLLNELPDGVDAPRGRRAAVILNGLGSVKYEELFVVYHRVAQLLEEAGVTAVEPEVGELVTSFDMAGVSLTLTWLDERLETLWTAPADTPAYRKGAVAAPTEPAAAAEPAEGAETEDVIPDATPASRQAAETAAAALRVIAATVEEHADALGRIDAVAGDGDHGIGMLRGATAADTAARTAHERGAGAGTVLHRAADAWADRAGGTSGALWGTILHAVGDALGDTERPTAATVSAGVTRACDEVRRIGGAQVGDKTMVDVLVPFADTLAVETAAGARTAAAWDRAATAATTAAAATADLLPQMGRARPHAEKSLGTPDAGAHSLALIVRAVHGVLTDTTGEN, translated from the coding sequence ATGACCCGACTGTTCAACGACCCCGCCGCCTTCGCGGACGAGGCCCTCGCGGGCTTCGTCGCGGCACACCGCCGCTGGGTACGCCCGGTGACGGGCGGGGTGGTCCGCGCCGGGGGCACCCCGGCCGGGCAGGTCGCGGTCGTCATCGGCGGCGGCTCGGGTCACTACCCGGCCTTCTCCGGCCTGGTCGGCGCGGGCCTGGCCCACGGCGCGGCGGTCGGCAACGTCTTCGCCTCGCCCTCCGCGCAGCAGATCCGCACCGTCGCGAAGGCGGCGGACGGCGGCGCCGGCGTGCTGCTGATGTTCGGCAACTACGCCGGGGACGTCCTGCACTTCGGGCAGGCCGCCGACCGGCTCACCGCCGAGGGCGTACGGGCCGAGACCTTCGCCGTCACCGACGACATCTCCAGCGCCCCGGCCGCCGAGCACACCAAGCGGCGCGGCATCGCCGGCGACCTGCCCGTCTTCAAGGCGGCGTCCGCCGCCGCCGAGGCCGGGCTGCCGCTGGACGAGGTCATCGCGGTCGCCGCGCACGCCAACGCCCGCACCCGCTCCTTCGGCATAGCCTTCTCCGGCTGCACCCTGCCGGGCGCCGGCCAGCCGCTGTTCACCGTCCCCGAGGGGCGGATGGCGGTCGGCCTGGGCATCCACGGCGAACCCGGCATCGGCGAGGAGGCTCTGCCCAGCGCGGACCGGGCCGCCGAACTGCTCGTCGCCAGCCTGCTGAACGAACTCCCCGACGGCGTCGACGCCCCGCGCGGGCGCCGCGCCGCCGTCATCCTCAACGGGCTCGGCTCGGTGAAGTACGAAGAGCTGTTCGTCGTCTACCACCGCGTCGCCCAGCTCCTGGAAGAAGCCGGCGTCACCGCCGTCGAGCCCGAGGTCGGCGAACTCGTCACCAGCTTCGACATGGCCGGCGTCTCGCTGACCCTGACCTGGCTCGACGAGCGGCTCGAAACGCTGTGGACCGCGCCCGCCGACACCCCCGCCTACCGCAAGGGAGCCGTGGCCGCCCCCACGGAGCCCGCCGCGGCGGCCGAACCCGCCGAGGGTGCCGAGACCGAGGACGTCATCCCCGACGCCACCCCCGCCTCCCGGCAGGCCGCCGAAACCGCCGCCGCCGCGCTGCGCGTCATCGCCGCCACCGTCGAGGAGCACGCCGACGCACTCGGCCGCATCGACGCCGTCGCCGGCGACGGCGACCACGGCATCGGCATGCTGCGCGGCGCCACCGCCGCCGACACCGCCGCCCGCACCGCGCACGAGCGCGGCGCGGGCGCCGGCACCGTCCTGCACCGCGCCGCCGACGCCTGGGCCGACCGGGCCGGCGGCACCTCCGGCGCCCTGTGGGGCACCATCCTGCACGCGGTCGGCGACGCCCTCGGCGACACCGAACGGCCCACCGCCGCCACCGTCTCCGCCGGCGTCACCCGCGCCTGCGACGAGGTGCGGCGGATCGGCGGAGCCCAGGTCGGCGACAAGACCATGGTCGATGTCCTCGTCCCGTTCGCCGACACGCTCGCCGTCGAGACCGCCGCCGGTGCCCGCACCGCCGCCGCCTGGGACCGCGCCGCGACCGCCGCCACCACGGCCGCCGCCGCCACCGCCGATCTGCTGCCGCAGATGGGCCGCGCCCGCCCGCACGCCGAGAAGTCCCTCGGCACTCCCGACGCCGGCGCCCACTCGCTCGCCCTCATCGTCCGCGCCGTGCACGGCGTCCTCACCGACACCACCGGGGAAAACTGA
- a CDS encoding MFS transporter, with amino-acid sequence MGADAHTTPVERSAIKKISIRLVPFVALMFFVNYLDRTAISFAEPNGMGDDLALTAAQFGFASGIFFLGYIVLEVPSNMALHRFGARRWLARIMVTWGVVSLLFTWVDSTGQLYVLRFLLGVAEAGFFPGAILFLSQWVPGRHRTKILGLFYLAQPLTTVLGAPLAGWLIGHHGLFGLEGWRVMFLFVSIPAIVLGIVAWFYLSDRPAEAKWLTPAEQEWLTTKLEEESEGKTGAKANHGKDALKAAFTNARVWVLGLVYFGFIYGLYALAFFLPTIISGFQEQYDTTFSVMDKAWITAIPYLPAAVALFFWTRHATKHGTRTWHIAGPAIVGGLSIPLALYMGSPAATVAVITITACAIFAALPVFWSVPSRFLTGAAAAAGIALINTMGNIAGFGASYFTGWIRDWTGSYYASLYVVGFFMLLSAVLIISLAARDGRTTDQVAGDGDGGGDREPVEAAR; translated from the coding sequence ATGGGTGCTGACGCCCACACCACGCCAGTGGAGAGATCTGCGATCAAGAAGATCTCGATCCGTCTGGTGCCCTTCGTGGCACTGATGTTCTTCGTGAACTATCTGGACCGGACGGCCATATCCTTCGCCGAGCCCAACGGCATGGGCGACGACCTGGCCCTCACCGCCGCCCAGTTCGGCTTCGCGTCCGGGATCTTCTTCCTCGGCTACATCGTGCTGGAAGTGCCCAGCAACATGGCCCTGCACCGGTTCGGAGCCCGCCGCTGGCTGGCCCGGATCATGGTCACCTGGGGCGTCGTCTCGCTGCTGTTCACCTGGGTGGACAGCACCGGCCAGCTCTACGTGCTGCGCTTCCTGCTGGGTGTCGCCGAGGCCGGGTTCTTCCCCGGCGCGATCCTCTTCCTCAGCCAGTGGGTGCCCGGCCGCCACCGCACCAAGATCCTCGGGCTGTTCTACCTGGCCCAGCCGCTGACCACCGTTCTCGGCGCCCCGCTCGCCGGCTGGCTCATCGGCCACCACGGGCTGTTCGGCCTCGAGGGCTGGCGCGTGATGTTCCTGTTCGTGTCGATCCCCGCCATCGTGCTCGGCATCGTCGCCTGGTTCTACCTGAGCGACCGGCCCGCCGAGGCGAAGTGGCTCACCCCCGCCGAGCAGGAGTGGCTGACCACCAAGCTGGAGGAGGAGAGCGAGGGCAAGACCGGCGCCAAGGCGAACCACGGCAAGGACGCCCTCAAGGCCGCCTTCACCAACGCCCGCGTGTGGGTGCTCGGCCTGGTCTACTTCGGCTTCATCTACGGTCTGTACGCGCTCGCCTTCTTCCTGCCGACGATCATCAGCGGCTTCCAGGAGCAGTACGACACCACCTTCTCCGTGATGGACAAGGCCTGGATCACCGCCATCCCGTACCTGCCGGCCGCCGTCGCCCTGTTCTTCTGGACCCGGCACGCCACCAAGCACGGCACCCGCACCTGGCACATCGCCGGGCCCGCGATCGTCGGCGGTCTCTCCATCCCGCTGGCCCTGTACATGGGCTCGCCCGCCGCGACCGTCGCCGTGATCACCATCACCGCGTGCGCGATCTTCGCCGCCCTGCCGGTGTTCTGGTCCGTGCCCTCCCGGTTCCTCACCGGTGCCGCCGCCGCGGCCGGTATCGCGCTGATCAACACGATGGGCAACATCGCCGGCTTCGGCGCCAGCTACTTCACCGGCTGGATCCGGGACTGGACCGGCAGCTACTACGCGTCCCTGTACGTCGTCGGCTTCTTCATGCTGCTGTCCGCCGTACTGATCATCTCCCTCGCCGCCCGTGACGGCCGCACCACCGACCAGGTGGCCGGCGACGGGGACGGCGGCGGCGACCGTGAGCCAGTGGAGGCCGCCCGATGA
- a CDS encoding triose-phosphate isomerase, with product MTTPDAPVLLGVSLKMYFGHRQTLRWAEQVAALATRHPVTTSGAARMFVLPAFPAIVPVAGLLAGSGVAVGAQDIATEDSGPYTGEVGGPSLAEIGCRYAEVGHAERRRLYGEGDTVVAAKTAAALRNGLTPVLCVGERDEADPAEAARRTVAETQRLLHGLTGPVTVAYEPQWAIGAPEPASATHITTVCGALRQWLDAQPQHAGSTVIYGGSAGPGLLTRIAPAAGGLFLGRFAHEVTAIERILDELAEVA from the coding sequence ATGACCACCCCTGACGCGCCCGTGCTGCTGGGGGTGAGCCTGAAGATGTACTTCGGCCACCGGCAGACACTGCGCTGGGCGGAACAGGTCGCCGCACTCGCCACCCGCCACCCGGTCACCACGAGCGGCGCCGCCCGGATGTTCGTGCTGCCCGCCTTCCCCGCGATCGTCCCCGTCGCCGGCCTCCTCGCCGGCAGCGGCGTCGCCGTCGGCGCCCAGGACATCGCCACCGAGGACAGCGGCCCGTACACCGGCGAGGTCGGCGGCCCCTCCCTCGCCGAGATCGGCTGCCGCTACGCCGAGGTCGGCCACGCCGAACGCCGCCGTCTGTACGGCGAGGGCGACACCGTCGTGGCCGCCAAGACCGCCGCCGCACTGCGCAACGGCCTCACCCCCGTGCTGTGCGTCGGCGAACGCGACGAGGCCGACCCCGCCGAGGCCGCCCGCCGCACCGTCGCCGAGACCCAGCGGCTGCTGCACGGCCTGACCGGACCCGTCACCGTCGCCTACGAGCCGCAGTGGGCCATCGGCGCGCCCGAACCGGCCTCCGCCACCCACATCACCACCGTGTGCGGCGCGCTGCGCCAGTGGCTGGACGCCCAGCCGCAGCACGCCGGCTCCACCGTCATCTACGGCGGCAGCGCGGGCCCCGGCCTGCTCACCCGGATCGCGCCCGCCGCCGGCGGCCTGTTCCTGGGCCGCTTCGCCCACGAGGTCACCGCCATCGAGCGCATCCTCGACGAACTGGCCGAGGTGGCGTGA
- a CDS encoding ribose-5-phosphate isomerase — MTDKLRIVVGCDDAGYQYKEALKKDLEASGLVASVTDVGVDADGHTAYPTIAIAAAEIVARGDADRALLVCGTGLGVAIAANKVKGIRAVTAHDSFSVERAILSNNAQVLTFGQRVIGLELARRLAREWLTYRFDTASASAGKVQLMCDYEDQQDSEAA, encoded by the coding sequence ATGACCGACAAGCTCCGCATCGTCGTCGGCTGCGACGACGCCGGCTACCAGTACAAGGAAGCCCTCAAGAAGGACCTGGAGGCGTCCGGCCTGGTCGCCTCGGTCACCGACGTGGGCGTGGACGCCGACGGACACACCGCCTACCCCACCATCGCGATAGCCGCCGCCGAGATCGTCGCGCGCGGCGACGCCGACCGCGCGCTGCTGGTGTGCGGCACCGGCCTGGGCGTGGCCATCGCCGCCAACAAGGTCAAGGGCATCCGCGCCGTCACCGCGCACGACTCCTTCTCCGTCGAGCGCGCCATCCTCTCCAACAACGCCCAGGTCCTCACCTTCGGCCAGCGCGTCATCGGCCTCGAACTCGCCCGCCGCCTGGCCCGCGAATGGCTCACCTACCGCTTCGACACCGCATCGGCGTCGGCCGGCAAGGTCCAGCTGATGTGCGACTACGAGGACCAGCAGGACAGCGAGGCCGCCTGA
- a CDS encoding phosphogluconate dehydrogenase C-terminal domain-containing protein, with protein sequence MTTETPTRTVAVIGAAGKMGQRVSNNLVRSDFRVLFSEASPKGQELITGLGRELTESADAAAQADVVILAVPDVVLGTVSAELVPLMKPGTIVLTLDPAAAYAGLLHEREDIHYACAHPCHPSVFLERTTKEEWQDTFGGIAAPQEVVAAYEGGDAAKQELAEAVIRVMYAPVVDVHWVTVKQLAVLEPTLVETIACMVGALLTEALHETVHTVGVPEKAARAMLLGHTQVALANTLKGSNPFSDACLIAMDYGRESIVRDDWKKVFEDEELDKVITRMLKIKDIKR encoded by the coding sequence ATGACCACCGAGACCCCCACCCGTACCGTCGCCGTCATCGGGGCCGCCGGCAAGATGGGCCAGCGCGTCTCCAACAACCTCGTGCGCAGCGACTTCCGGGTGCTGTTCAGCGAGGCGTCCCCCAAGGGCCAGGAGCTCATCACCGGCCTGGGCCGCGAGCTGACCGAGTCCGCCGACGCCGCCGCGCAGGCGGACGTCGTCATCCTGGCCGTCCCGGACGTCGTCCTGGGCACCGTCTCCGCCGAACTCGTCCCGCTGATGAAGCCGGGCACCATCGTCCTCACCCTGGACCCGGCCGCCGCCTACGCCGGCCTGCTGCACGAGCGCGAGGACATCCACTACGCGTGCGCGCACCCCTGCCACCCCTCCGTCTTCCTGGAGCGCACCACCAAGGAGGAGTGGCAGGACACCTTCGGCGGGATCGCCGCCCCGCAGGAGGTCGTGGCCGCGTACGAGGGCGGCGACGCCGCCAAGCAGGAGCTGGCCGAGGCCGTCATCCGCGTCATGTACGCGCCGGTCGTGGACGTGCACTGGGTGACGGTCAAGCAGCTCGCCGTCCTGGAGCCGACCCTGGTGGAGACCATCGCCTGCATGGTCGGCGCGCTGCTCACCGAGGCGCTGCACGAGACCGTGCACACCGTCGGCGTCCCGGAGAAGGCCGCCCGCGCCATGCTGCTGGGCCACACCCAGGTCGCGCTGGCCAACACCCTCAAGGGCTCCAACCCGTTCTCGGACGCCTGCCTGATCGCCATGGACTACGGCCGCGAGTCGATCGTCCGTGACGACTGGAAGAAGGTCTTCGAGGACGAGGAACTGGACAAGGTCATCACGCGGATGCTGAAGATCAAGGACATCAAGCGCTGA
- a CDS encoding sugar phosphate isomerase/epimerase family protein yields MAYGISTYAYFWRISPRAPRPLTLPEMLADTHALGGQVFQICDYPLIEEYDAAALADLRATAEDLGLTLELGTRGVRTEHLARYLEIAEALGVTLVRSMLNTADHRPGTDEAIALLRPAVERYAAAGVTLGLETYEQVSTDDLLTVVRGVDRPQLGVVLDPGNSVARLERPVDVVAATAPYVVNIHVKDFSFTRRDGWVGFTYAGCPLGEGLLDYDGMIAAVRPHQRGINQIVEHWLPWQDEGFDATARIEERWTRHSITTLLRSAS; encoded by the coding sequence ATGGCGTACGGCATCAGCACCTACGCGTACTTCTGGCGCATCTCGCCCCGCGCCCCGCGCCCGCTGACCCTCCCCGAGATGCTGGCCGACACCCACGCCCTGGGCGGCCAGGTCTTCCAGATCTGCGACTACCCGCTCATCGAGGAGTACGACGCGGCGGCCCTCGCCGACCTGCGGGCCACCGCCGAGGACCTGGGCCTGACCCTGGAACTCGGCACCCGCGGCGTCCGCACCGAACACCTGGCGCGCTACCTGGAGATCGCCGAGGCCCTCGGCGTCACCCTGGTGCGCTCCATGCTCAACACCGCCGACCACCGGCCGGGCACCGACGAGGCGATCGCCCTGCTGCGCCCCGCCGTCGAGCGGTACGCGGCGGCCGGGGTGACGCTGGGCCTGGAGACGTACGAGCAGGTCTCCACCGACGACCTGCTCACCGTCGTACGCGGCGTGGACCGCCCCCAGCTGGGCGTCGTCCTCGACCCGGGCAACAGCGTGGCCCGCCTGGAGCGGCCCGTCGACGTCGTGGCGGCCACCGCCCCGTATGTCGTCAACATCCACGTCAAGGACTTCTCCTTCACCCGCCGCGACGGCTGGGTCGGCTTCACCTACGCCGGCTGCCCGCTGGGCGAAGGACTCCTGGACTACGACGGCATGATCGCCGCCGTGCGGCCGCACCAGCGCGGCATCAACCAGATCGTCGAACACTGGCTCCCCTGGCAGGACGAGGGCTTCGACGCCACCGCCCGCATCGAGGAGCGGTGGACCCGGCACAGCATCACCACCCTTTTGAGGAGCGCGTCATGA